From the Paenibacillus sp. FSL H8-0548 genome, one window contains:
- a CDS encoding alpha-glucosidase/alpha-galactosidase yields the protein MSAFKITFIGAGSIGFTRGLLRDLLAVPEFQNIEVAFTDINAHNLEMVTALCQRDIHENGLSISIQSTTDRREALQDAKYVICTIRVGGLEAFATDVDIPLKYGVDQCVGDTLSAGGIMYGQRGIAEMMNICRDIREVAAEDVLLLNYANPMAMMTWACNKYGGVRTIGLCHGVQGGHWQIAEAFGLKQEEVDIICAGINHQTWYIQIKHNGEDLTNKLLEAFEKHPDFSRTEKVRIDMLRRFGYYSTESNGHLSEYVPWYRKRPEEINDWIDLSSWINGETGGYLRVCTEGRNWFETDFPNWMKDPANEFKSELRSHEHGSYIIEGLETGRVYRGHFNVENKGVIANLPNDAIIEAPGYVDRNGVSMPTVGELPLGAAAVCNVSISVQRLAVEAAIHGDDKLLRQAFMMDPLVGAVCNPNEIWQMVDEMLVAQEQWLPQYTQSIAAAKKRQTEGPLLPTRDYEGAARLKVKTVEEMQQDRDAANKNAGESDKGKERV from the coding sequence ATGTCTGCTTTTAAAATTACATTTATCGGTGCCGGCTCCATCGGGTTTACGCGCGGCCTGCTTCGCGACCTGCTTGCTGTGCCAGAATTCCAGAACATCGAAGTCGCTTTTACAGATATTAATGCGCATAATCTTGAAATGGTTACCGCACTTTGCCAGCGTGATATTCATGAGAATGGCTTATCGATTTCCATTCAGTCGACAACGGATCGCCGTGAGGCATTGCAGGATGCGAAGTACGTAATTTGTACAATTCGTGTAGGGGGTCTTGAAGCATTCGCAACGGATGTGGATATTCCACTCAAATACGGCGTAGACCAATGCGTAGGCGATACCCTTAGCGCTGGAGGAATTATGTACGGTCAGCGCGGCATTGCTGAAATGATGAATATTTGCCGTGATATTCGTGAGGTTGCTGCGGAGGATGTACTGCTGCTCAACTATGCAAACCCAATGGCGATGATGACTTGGGCCTGCAATAAATACGGCGGCGTAAGGACGATTGGCTTATGTCACGGCGTGCAGGGCGGTCACTGGCAAATTGCTGAGGCATTTGGCCTTAAGCAAGAGGAGGTCGATATCATTTGTGCAGGAATAAACCATCAAACCTGGTATATCCAAATTAAGCATAACGGCGAGGATTTGACCAATAAACTACTTGAAGCGTTTGAGAAGCATCCTGATTTCAGCCGTACGGAAAAGGTTCGTATCGATATGCTGCGTAGATTTGGCTATTACAGCACAGAGTCTAATGGCCATTTGAGCGAATATGTACCTTGGTATCGCAAGCGTCCAGAGGAAATTAACGATTGGATCGACCTCAGCTCATGGATCAATGGAGAGACCGGTGGTTATTTGCGGGTTTGCACAGAGGGACGCAACTGGTTCGAGACTGATTTTCCAAACTGGATGAAGGACCCTGCCAATGAGTTCAAGAGCGAGTTGCGCAGTCATGAGCATGGCTCTTACATTATTGAAGGACTTGAAACGGGTCGGGTTTATCGCGGTCACTTTAATGTGGAAAATAAAGGGGTTATCGCCAATCTGCCTAATGATGCGATTATTGAAGCACCAGGCTACGTCGATCGTAATGGCGTCTCAATGCCCACGGTTGGAGAGCTGCCGCTTGGCGCCGCAGCGGTATGCAATGTGAGCATATCGGTACAGCGTCTTGCAGTCGAGGCAGCTATTCATGGTGACGATAAGCTGCTGCGCCAAGCATTCATGATGGACCCGCTAGTAGGTGCGGTTTGCAATCCAAATGAAATTTGGCAAATGGTTGATGAAATGCTTGTTGCGCAGGAGCAGTGGCTGCCGCAATATACGCAATCCATTGCAGCAGCCAAGAAGCGGCAAACCGAAGGTCCGCTTCTTCCAACGCGTGACTATGAAGGTGCAGCGCGCCTGAAGGTGAAGACGGTAGAAGAGATGCAGCAGGACCGTGATGCCGCGAATAAAAATGCAGGCGAATCAGATAAAGGCAAGGAACGTGTTTAA
- a CDS encoding 3'-5' exonuclease → MTAHSYTVIDFETSGLDPKKDRVIEMAAIRCVNGEIASEFSTLVRYDGKLSAKITELTGITDEMTATGMDEDTAFRILNRMLGDHIIIAHNAAFDLGFLHHSLLRIAGRSFSNGFIDTLTISRARHVYPHTLKDMSDRYGIPLIGGHRALNDVIACWEIFRKMDEEQSASDYLNTLGYLKKFGPPAWSPPGAILEPIELKYAPR, encoded by the coding sequence ATGACTGCACATTCCTATACTGTGATCGATTTCGAAACAAGCGGACTAGATCCGAAGAAGGATCGTGTCATTGAGATGGCCGCAATTCGCTGTGTGAATGGAGAAATTGCGAGCGAATTCAGTACGCTTGTCCGTTATGACGGCAAGCTATCCGCCAAAATAACAGAACTGACCGGTATTACTGACGAGATGACTGCCACCGGTATGGACGAGGATACCGCCTTCCGCATCTTGAACCGCATGCTTGGCGATCATATTATCATCGCTCATAATGCCGCCTTCGACCTTGGCTTCCTGCACCATTCCTTGCTGCGTATTGCAGGTCGATCCTTCTCTAACGGCTTCATAGATACGCTGACGATAAGCCGCGCGCGGCATGTCTATCCACATACTCTAAAAGATATGTCCGATCGTTACGGCATTCCGCTCATTGGCGGCCACCGAGCGCTGAATGATGTCATCGCTTGCTGGGAAATTTTCCGCAAGATGGACGAGGAGCAATCCGCCTCGGACTACCTGAACACGCTTGGTTATCTTAAGAAGTTTGGCCCGCCTGCTTGGAGTCCCCCAGGTGCTATACTAGAGCCGATAGAGCTAAAATACGCTCCTCGTTAA
- a CDS encoding DUF2975 domain-containing protein has translation MKRGTTLFLKIAVIIIGIPVLALCIFLVPEIGDFAVELYPDIAYLKYLVFIDFYAAAIPFYFALYQAFKLLSYIDKNNAFSELSVGALKKIKFCAIIISSLFVVGMPLFYLIAEKDDAPGIIVIGMVLIFASMVIAVFAAVLQRLLKEAIDIKSENDLIV, from the coding sequence ATGAAACGAGGAACAACACTTTTTTTAAAGATAGCTGTTATCATTATTGGAATCCCAGTTCTTGCTTTGTGCATATTTTTGGTGCCTGAGATTGGGGATTTTGCAGTAGAATTGTATCCGGATATTGCTTATTTGAAATATCTCGTTTTTATTGATTTTTATGCAGCAGCGATACCATTTTACTTTGCTCTGTATCAAGCTTTTAAACTTTTAAGCTATATTGACAAGAACAACGCCTTCTCGGAATTATCTGTAGGAGCTTTAAAGAAAATAAAATTCTGTGCAATCATAATCAGCAGCTTGTTTGTGGTAGGCATGCCGCTCTTTTATCTCATAGCGGAGAAAGATGATGCCCCAGGTATCATCGTAATTGGAATGGTCTTGATTTTTGCCTCTATGGTGATTGCCGTTTTTGCTGCTGTTCTCCAAAGGCTTTTAAAAGAGGCTATAGATATAAAATCAGAAAATGACTTAATCGTCTGA
- a CDS encoding helix-turn-helix transcriptional regulator, translated as MAIIINIDVMLAKRKMSVTELSERVGITMANLSILKNGKAKAIRLSTLEAICKALDCQPGDILEYKSDENTLEK; from the coding sequence ATGGCAATTATAATTAATATTGATGTGATGCTGGCTAAAAGGAAAATGAGTGTTACAGAACTTTCTGAGAGGGTTGGAATAACGATGGCTAATCTCTCTATATTGAAGAACGGTAAGGCCAAAGCGATCCGATTATCAACTTTAGAAGCAATTTGCAAAGCATTAGATTGCCAGCCTGGAGATATTTTAGAATACAAAAGTGACGAGAACACTCTCGAAAAATAA
- a CDS encoding histidine phosphatase family protein, translated as MRSIILIQHCQSEHHINNMSGGWTDTPLTVLGNKQAERIGRKLKDSIDTDNYVIFSSDLMRAKETAEIVGKYLSLSVHDDTDLREINTGIAAGKTKEWAKENRNPRSRSEFDIDYQEFEEGETWRQFYERVCKCMDRIYNSEHKNLIIITHGGTLAYIIAWWLKLQPEVLEKAYFSASVGSISSLHENIYQQNVLHKLNDTSHLSELE; from the coding sequence ATGAGAAGTATTATTCTCATTCAACACTGTCAGTCAGAACATCATATAAATAATATGTCTGGCGGTTGGACCGATACACCTCTTACTGTTCTAGGTAATAAACAGGCAGAGCGTATTGGTCGGAAATTGAAAGATAGTATTGATACTGATAATTATGTCATATTTTCATCTGATTTAATGCGAGCAAAGGAAACAGCCGAGATAGTTGGGAAGTATCTAAGCCTAAGTGTCCATGATGATACCGATCTACGAGAGATAAACACTGGAATTGCAGCAGGGAAAACCAAAGAGTGGGCAAAGGAAAATAGAAATCCCAGATCAAGAAGTGAATTTGATATAGATTACCAAGAGTTCGAGGAAGGCGAAACTTGGAGACAATTTTATGAACGTGTTTGTAAGTGCATGGATAGGATATATAATTCCGAACATAAGAACTTAATCATAATCACTCATGGTGGTACATTAGCATACATCATCGCCTGGTGGTTGAAACTTCAACCTGAGGTACTAGAAAAAGCTTACTTCTCTGCGTCTGTAGGAAGTATCTCATCACTACATGAAAATATATATCAGCAAAATGTTTTGCATAAGCTCAATGATACTTCACATTTATCAGAGTTAGAGTGA
- a CDS encoding alpha/beta fold hydrolase yields the protein MMKSKTRIHRNRDSRELTVERVVALPQKLAWEGWTKQEHIARWWGPKFWTSTVYEMDVRPGGVWRYSLKSNDNNGEEAFCKAVYQEVNEPSLLVYTDSFADKDWNIVENSEMLTTVQFEAATNGTKLSIITRFSSAEELDNAEAMGMVEGFTEAFDRLEIYLESLTGGHMNTVISKDGTKIAYEKQGNGPAVILIASAIADHRDAAQLAEKLATHFTVYNYDRRGRGLSSDVAPYTVQREVEDIETLIHTAGSNASLFGSSSGAVLALEAASQLGDQVTKLYLYEPPFIINDSRKPVPTDYVQHLNRLHEADRRSEAVEYFMSEALGIPAEYIGYMKADPSWQVMESMSHTLAYDGMIMSDTQSGKPLPTNRWKVNIPTLIMTGENSEPLFHDAAKALAELLPIVDSRILPGQDHSAVVMAPNTIAKTIFDYDIVREENEIV from the coding sequence ATGATGAAATCAAAAACAAGAATTCATAGAAATCGCGATTCTCGTGAACTTACTGTGGAACGGGTGGTAGCCTTACCTCAAAAACTTGCTTGGGAAGGTTGGACAAAGCAAGAACACATTGCGCGTTGGTGGGGCCCAAAATTTTGGACCTCCACCGTGTATGAGATGGATGTAAGACCCGGTGGCGTTTGGCGTTATAGTCTAAAATCAAATGACAATAATGGAGAAGAAGCCTTCTGTAAAGCTGTTTATCAAGAGGTTAATGAACCCTCTTTATTGGTATATACCGACTCTTTTGCCGACAAGGACTGGAATATTGTAGAGAACAGCGAGATGTTAACGACCGTACAATTCGAGGCAGCAACAAATGGTACGAAGCTTAGCATCATTACGCGATTTTCAAGTGCCGAAGAACTGGATAATGCTGAAGCTATGGGTATGGTTGAAGGTTTCACCGAAGCATTTGACCGACTTGAAATATACTTAGAAAGCTTAACGGGAGGACATATGAACACAGTTATTTCAAAGGATGGAACAAAGATCGCTTATGAAAAGCAAGGAAACGGACCCGCCGTTATTCTCATAGCATCGGCTATTGCCGACCATCGCGATGCAGCCCAGCTCGCCGAGAAACTCGCTACTCATTTCACCGTCTACAACTATGATCGCCGCGGCCGCGGCCTAAGTTCTGATGTCGCGCCTTATACCGTCCAACGCGAAGTCGAGGATATTGAGACTCTAATTCACACTGCCGGCAGCAACGCTAGCCTGTTCGGAAGCTCATCTGGCGCGGTTTTAGCCCTTGAAGCGGCCAGCCAATTAGGAGACCAGGTGACAAAGCTATATCTGTACGAACCGCCTTTTATAATAAATGACAGTCGCAAGCCCGTACCGACAGATTACGTTCAACATTTGAACAGGCTACACGAAGCCGACAGAAGAAGCGAAGCGGTGGAATACTTTATGTCGGAAGCTCTCGGAATTCCGGCGGAATACATCGGCTACATGAAAGCCGATCCGTCTTGGCAGGTGATGGAAAGCATGTCTCATACTCTTGCCTATGACGGCATGATTATGAGTGACACGCAATCAGGCAAACCACTTCCAACCAACCGTTGGAAAGTGAACATTCCCACTTTGATCATGACAGGTGAAAACAGCGAGCCGCTATTCCACGACGCAGCCAAAGCGCTTGCCGAACTGCTGCCTATAGTTGATTCCCGCATACTGCCCGGACAGGACCATTCTGCAGTCGTGATGGCTCCGAACACCATAGCGAAGACGATTTTCGATTATGACATCGTCAGAGAGGAGAACGAAATTGTCTAA
- a CDS encoding metalloregulator ArsR/SmtB family transcription factor produces MNTTTMQLTLLTLAEPNRFNIVELLKKAPRSVSEIVHALNIGQPQVSRHLRILSEAGLVRARSKAQQRIYSLEAQPFQDLDEWFDSFSILWEERLDNFEDYMLDYKRKEDL; encoded by the coding sequence ATGAACACAACAACAATGCAGTTAACGTTACTTACACTCGCCGAGCCCAATCGCTTCAACATTGTTGAGCTATTAAAAAAAGCACCACGATCGGTGAGCGAAATCGTCCATGCCCTCAATATCGGTCAGCCTCAAGTGTCTCGCCATCTACGGATTTTGAGCGAGGCCGGATTAGTGCGCGCCCGCAGCAAAGCACAGCAGCGAATATACAGCCTCGAAGCCCAACCATTTCAGGATCTGGATGAATGGTTTGATTCATTTAGCATCCTTTGGGAAGAGCGTCTCGATAATTTCGAGGATTATATGCTCGACTACAAAAGAAAGGAGGACTTATGA
- a CDS encoding DUF5071 domain-containing protein, protein MDHTELIPRTKVDYERANQLKKAKKESILLVLPQLLEWLQDINWPIAQDIEDVLVDFEDHLIPHIQAVLNSGDAGWKFSMLYGLITQLSQSQNRVDSNPVLR, encoded by the coding sequence ATGGATCACACTGAATTAATACCAAGAACCAAAGTTGACTACGAGCGTGCAAACCAATTAAAAAAAGCGAAAAAAGAAAGTATATTACTGGTGCTGCCTCAATTACTTGAATGGCTTCAAGACATTAACTGGCCGATAGCCCAAGATATAGAGGATGTGCTTGTGGATTTTGAAGATCATTTGATACCTCATATTCAGGCTGTTTTGAATTCTGGTGATGCCGGATGGAAATTTTCTATGCTCTATGGATTAATAACTCAACTTTCGCAGAGTCAAAACCGAGTTGACTCCAATCCGGTGTTAAGGTAA
- a CDS encoding transposase: MIKQKSSLDQLPPEMRPAFQELGVLKHLRNAGFKKTFGYTCSHLFMLVFVLLFHQKNWFRLLESSKSEAFPGKDAVYRFLNHSGFAWRRFLTSLSSDTVQRVETLTSVTRTSVFIVDDSMFERNRSKAVELLARFKDHATGAYYKGFRMLTLGWSDGHTFLPLDFALLSSVKAGLTGIHPGIDKRSTGYKRRKEALLSAPHLVSELLDRAIASGVSASYVLMDSWFTHAPLIERVVERGLHVIGMVKNDNKRYLVQGKRVDLKGLYRSATQVQGKQRNILRQIHTELVPGIPVVVVFVRHRSKKNEWLAILSTDLTLTAPEIIQIYALRWDIEVFFKCAKSLLRLQKEFQGRSYDLLISHTTIVFSRYILLAWQHRQSTDQRTLGGLFYLLCDEVGSLDWAVALQQLVELMNEIANQVGKKLSAMIKSQLQLWISALPNYIKAYLPISGCES, encoded by the coding sequence ATGATAAAGCAAAAGTCGTCCCTAGATCAACTCCCACCTGAAATGAGGCCTGCTTTTCAGGAACTCGGTGTACTGAAGCACCTGAGAAATGCAGGATTCAAAAAGACTTTTGGCTATACCTGTTCCCATCTATTTATGCTCGTTTTTGTCCTTCTCTTTCATCAGAAGAACTGGTTTCGTCTGCTCGAAAGTTCCAAAAGTGAAGCCTTTCCTGGCAAAGATGCCGTCTACCGGTTTCTTAATCACAGCGGATTTGCTTGGCGGCGTTTCTTGACTTCTCTCAGCAGTGACACCGTTCAGCGAGTCGAAACCTTGACCTCCGTCACACGAACTTCCGTGTTTATTGTCGACGATTCCATGTTTGAACGAAATCGCAGCAAAGCGGTAGAACTTCTCGCTCGGTTCAAGGATCACGCCACCGGTGCTTATTATAAGGGGTTCCGTATGCTGACTTTAGGCTGGTCGGACGGCCATACATTTCTCCCTCTGGACTTCGCCCTGCTCAGTTCTGTGAAGGCTGGACTGACCGGTATTCATCCGGGAATCGATAAGCGATCCACTGGGTACAAACGCCGGAAAGAAGCTCTGCTTTCGGCCCCGCATCTGGTTTCTGAACTGCTGGATCGGGCCATCGCCTCGGGTGTTTCTGCGTCTTACGTACTCATGGACAGTTGGTTCACTCATGCGCCCTTAATCGAGCGAGTGGTGGAACGAGGTCTTCATGTCATTGGCATGGTGAAAAACGACAACAAGCGATATCTCGTTCAGGGCAAGCGGGTCGATCTCAAAGGTCTTTACCGATCTGCAACGCAAGTCCAAGGGAAGCAACGGAATATTTTGCGTCAGATTCATACGGAACTGGTTCCCGGTATTCCAGTCGTCGTGGTCTTTGTTCGCCATCGCTCCAAGAAAAACGAGTGGCTCGCGATTCTATCGACGGATCTCACACTGACGGCACCGGAAATCATTCAAATCTACGCTCTTCGCTGGGACATCGAGGTTTTTTTCAAATGCGCTAAATCCTTGCTGCGCCTGCAAAAAGAGTTCCAAGGTCGCTCCTACGATCTGCTCATTAGCCATACTACGATTGTCTTTTCCCGTTATATTCTGCTGGCTTGGCAGCATCGGCAAAGTACCGATCAACGGACGCTCGGTGGACTGTTTTATTTGCTATGCGATGAAGTCGGTTCTTTGGACTGGGCAGTGGCTTTACAGCAACTGGTGGAATTGATGAACGAAATCGCTAATCAAGTCGGCAAAAAGCTATCCGCTATGATAAAAAGTCAACTACAGCTCTGGATCTCCGCTTTGCCCAATTACATCAAGGCTTACTTGCCAATTTCAGGCTGCGAAAGTTGA
- a CDS encoding FAD-binding protein — MENNRNWAGNYKYSASELHVPETVEQIQEWVARSSRIKALGTRHSFNGIADCTESLLSLHKLNRVIELDHKRNKVTVEAGMRYGDLCDYLYGCGYALHNLASLPHITIAGACSTATHGSGDRNGNLATAVHSMEVVKADGERIVFSRDQHDGLLAGAVVGLGGLGVITQITLDVIPTFQMSQYVFENLPLAQLNDHFDDIFSSAYSVSLFTDWKTNTFNQVWLKRKISDYAPAGEDSEFFGAMQARVNRHPVPGHSAENCSEQFGIPGPWHERLPHFRMDFTPSAGEELQSEYFVPRHSAYQALCAIDRIRNYISPHLYVSEIRTIAEDNLWMSPCYKQDSVAIHFTWKADLIAVEKILPLIEEQIAPFRARPHWGKLFAMPPVDLQSLYEKLPDFQRLLLQCDPKGKFCNSFLKTYIKDSYS; from the coding sequence TTGGAAAATAATCGAAACTGGGCAGGTAACTATAAGTATAGCGCTTCGGAACTCCATGTTCCGGAAACCGTGGAACAAATACAAGAATGGGTAGCTCGTAGCAGTCGAATAAAGGCGCTTGGCACTCGTCATTCGTTCAATGGAATCGCTGATTGTACCGAGAGCCTCCTCTCTCTGCACAAGCTTAACCGAGTAATTGAATTAGACCATAAACGCAATAAGGTTACGGTTGAGGCTGGTATGAGATACGGGGATCTATGTGATTATTTGTACGGATGCGGCTATGCTTTGCACAATTTGGCGTCGTTGCCGCACATTACCATTGCAGGTGCATGCTCAACGGCAACACATGGTTCTGGTGACCGGAACGGCAATCTTGCTACAGCGGTTCATTCCATGGAAGTTGTCAAAGCGGATGGGGAGAGGATCGTTTTCTCCCGTGATCAACATGATGGGCTCCTCGCAGGAGCTGTCGTAGGACTTGGGGGACTAGGGGTTATCACACAAATCACTCTAGATGTGATTCCCACATTTCAGATGAGTCAGTATGTATTTGAAAATTTGCCTTTAGCGCAGCTTAATGATCATTTTGACGATATTTTCTCTAGCGCTTACAGTGTTAGTCTTTTCACGGATTGGAAGACAAACACTTTCAATCAAGTTTGGTTAAAGCGGAAAATATCAGATTATGCCCCAGCGGGGGAGGATTCTGAATTTTTTGGCGCCATGCAAGCAAGAGTGAATCGTCATCCAGTGCCAGGACACTCAGCGGAGAACTGCAGCGAGCAGTTTGGCATTCCCGGACCATGGCATGAACGGCTGCCGCATTTCCGCATGGATTTCACGCCAAGCGCCGGTGAGGAACTGCAAAGTGAATATTTCGTGCCGCGCCACTCTGCCTATCAAGCACTTTGTGCGATTGACCGAATACGGAACTACATATCGCCACACCTTTATGTGTCCGAGATTCGCACGATTGCGGAAGACAATCTGTGGATGAGCCCTTGCTACAAGCAGGACTCGGTGGCTATTCACTTTACATGGAAAGCGGATTTGATTGCAGTTGAGAAAATATTACCACTAATTGAGGAACAGATTGCGCCTTTCCGTGCCCGTCCACATTGGGGGAAGTTATTTGCCATGCCGCCCGTCGATTTACAATCATTATATGAGAAATTGCCCGACTTTCAGAGGTTGCTCCTTCAATGCGACCCCAAAGGGAAATTCTGCAATAGCTTCTTGAAAACATATATTAAGGATAGCTATTCATAG
- a CDS encoding histidine phosphatase family protein, translating into MVRHGQTDINREGKLQGRRGLPLNDVGVEQANY; encoded by the coding sequence GTGGTACGGCACGGTCAAACGGATATTAACAGAGAAGGAAAGCTGCAGGGAAGAAGGGGCTTACCCTTAAATGACGTTGGGGTAGAGCAGGCAAACTATTAA
- a CDS encoding IS110 family transposase, whose translation MNPVIGLDVSKGESHAQAFLDRGVPHGKTFKFNHDLEELSSFLHYVRAVESVAGMSPCIVMEATGHYHSPVVQFLDEYQYLYIVIHPLISYEAKKTNLRRVKTDAADAHQLGHCIIKKSLNLSKNGVSIS comes from the coding sequence ATGAATCCAGTCATTGGTTTAGATGTGTCCAAGGGAGAGAGCCATGCACAAGCTTTTTTAGACCGTGGAGTCCCTCATGGGAAGACCTTTAAATTTAATCATGATCTAGAGGAATTATCGTCTTTTCTTCATTATGTTAGAGCAGTGGAATCAGTTGCAGGGATGAGCCCTTGCATTGTAATGGAGGCAACAGGCCATTATCATAGCCCTGTTGTTCAGTTTCTGGATGAGTACCAGTATCTGTACATCGTCATTCATCCGTTAATCTCATATGAAGCTAAAAAAACCAATCTGAGACGAGTGAAGACGGATGCCGCAGATGCCCATCAACTAGGGCATTGTATTATAAAGAAGAGTTTGAACCTATCAAAAAACGGGGTCAGCATCTCATGA
- a CDS encoding DUF3221 domain-containing protein produces the protein MFVLLVFVLVLATGCSSDNNSESDERWNHKEGFVVAKENGRVLVVRDRVDNIEAPLNEILEDAQPNAIWLSVDKKGFDAVSVGDQVSINISNGAIDQSYPAQASADVIKK, from the coding sequence GTGTTTGTTTTACTCGTATTCGTACTTGTTCTGGCAACAGGATGTTCATCCGACAATAATAGTGAATCAGACGAGCGTTGGAATCATAAAGAGGGTTTTGTTGTTGCAAAAGAAAACGGTAGAGTCCTAGTGGTGCGTGACAGGGTTGATAATATTGAAGCACCACTTAACGAAATATTGGAAGACGCTCAGCCGAATGCAATCTGGCTTTCAGTGGACAAAAAAGGTTTCGATGCTGTCTCGGTAGGTGACCAAGTGAGCATAAATATCTCTAACGGGGCGATAGACCAATCCTATCCAGCTCAGGCGTCGGCGGACGTGATCAAGAAATAG
- a CDS encoding LLM class flavin-dependent oxidoreductase, giving the protein MEIGIDTFIETTPDVQTGETISHAERLRQVVEEIVLADQVGLDVFGIGEHHRKDFADSASALVLAAAAPITETIRLTSSVTVLSAADPVRVFQQFATLDGLSNGRAEIIAGRGSLVDAFPLFGYDLNDYEDLFDEKLELLLKLRDSEKVTWRGGHRPAFKDLGVYPRPVQNPLPVWIGSGGNPDSVIRAGTLGLPLVLAIIGGNPLRFAPLVPLYKNAATRAGHDASKLKIAVHSLGFIAESTTEAVDKFFPPTQAFLNSMSKERGWGQYSRAQFDAECSLEGAYYVGDPETVANKIVHMSKHLGFSRFFLHLPIGTMPHEDVMKAIELLGTEVAPRVRDR; this is encoded by the coding sequence ATGGAAATAGGTATAGATACTTTTATCGAGACGACTCCGGACGTACAAACCGGCGAAACGATAAGTCATGCGGAACGATTGCGGCAAGTCGTCGAAGAAATCGTCCTTGCGGATCAGGTAGGATTAGACGTCTTCGGCATCGGAGAGCATCATCGGAAGGACTTCGCGGATTCCGCTTCTGCCCTGGTGTTGGCGGCAGCCGCGCCGATAACCGAAACAATTCGATTGACCAGTTCGGTTACCGTGCTCTCTGCCGCCGATCCCGTGCGCGTGTTTCAGCAATTCGCCACGCTCGACGGTCTTTCTAACGGTCGTGCCGAGATTATCGCGGGACGAGGCTCCTTGGTCGATGCATTCCCTCTGTTCGGTTATGATTTGAACGACTATGAAGATCTCTTCGATGAGAAACTGGAACTCTTGCTAAAACTAAGAGATTCGGAGAAGGTGACCTGGCGAGGAGGCCATCGACCGGCCTTTAAGGATCTAGGCGTGTATCCGCGTCCCGTTCAGAATCCTTTGCCGGTATGGATCGGCAGCGGGGGAAATCCGGACTCGGTCATACGGGCAGGGACGCTTGGGCTTCCGCTTGTTTTGGCGATCATAGGAGGGAACCCCCTGCGATTTGCTCCGCTCGTACCACTCTATAAGAATGCCGCTACCCGCGCGGGACATGATGCGTCGAAACTGAAGATAGCCGTACATTCACTCGGGTTTATTGCGGAGAGTACGACGGAAGCGGTCGATAAATTTTTCCCTCCGACTCAGGCTTTTTTGAATTCAATGTCTAAAGAGCGCGGGTGGGGACAATATAGTCGTGCGCAATTCGACGCGGAGTGTAGCTTGGAAGGCGCATATTACGTGGGCGATCCCGAAACGGTCGCCAATAAAATCGTTCACATGAGCAAACATTTAGGCTTCTCGCGATTTTTTCTCCATTTACCGATCGGCACAATGCCTCATGAGGACGTTATGAAAGCCATTGAACTGCTAGGAACCGAAGTCGCTCCGAGAGTTAGGGATCGGTAA